One Leptospira fletcheri genomic window carries:
- a CDS encoding SCO family protein, producing MQSQTGYFKILIGVAIVAVGIGVGFLPSYLEKRKGFASEEPVIEWKTSILKNSKGIETRLSGLEGDVFLVYFGFAHCPDLCPLALEEMGRAYKLLGRDSARIVPVFVSIDPERDTPEVLEKYAEGFPDHALKAFTGGKNQIEALQRGFGVVSKKVPLSDGTMGGYGVDHTLLLYLVDRKGNILSAYPTGTSPEELAKGIANWLRTI from the coding sequence ATGCAATCTCAAACAGGTTATTTTAAGATACTGATCGGCGTTGCGATCGTGGCGGTCGGAATCGGGGTAGGATTCCTCCCTTCCTATTTAGAAAAAAGGAAGGGATTTGCCAGTGAAGAGCCGGTGATCGAATGGAAAACGTCAATATTAAAGAATTCTAAAGGAATCGAAACCAGACTTTCCGGATTGGAGGGAGACGTTTTTCTCGTTTACTTCGGTTTTGCGCATTGTCCGGACCTTTGCCCTCTCGCGCTCGAGGAAATGGGCAGGGCGTACAAGCTTTTAGGTCGAGATTCGGCACGGATCGTTCCCGTATTCGTTTCCATAGACCCGGAAAGAGACACTCCGGAAGTTCTGGAAAAATATGCGGAAGGTTTTCCCGATCACGCTTTGAAGGCGTTTACCGGCGGAAAAAATCAGATCGAAGCTCTGCAAAGAGGATTCGGCGTGGTTTCTAAAAAGGTTCCTCTGTCGGACGGTACGATGGGCGGATACGGAGTGGACCATACGTTATTGCTGTATTTAGTGGATCGAAAGGGGAATATTCTCTCCGCGTATCCTACAGGGACGAGTCCGGAAGAACTTGCAAAAGGGATTGCGAATTGGCTTAGAACCATCTAA
- a CDS encoding multicopper oxidase domain-containing protein: MNRKQFLRWIGLGGAGLAAGLGISKIKSKPGEDSFAFCRTSSGADPASSRPNTSVRVPGSIGGNSYGSMVHPPNLIGSDFLSRMELHSSLPSAPSGSIFKTEINIIEMPLMVAHETFVNAWTFDGIVPGKVLRAREGQRMEILFRNHSNHPHSIHFHGSHDPQEDGWEPVVPGGERLYKIQAGPVGFHPYHCHVPPLASHMSKGLYGGFIVDPPGGRPPALEYMLVLSGWDLKETGQNDIYTWNGVAGFYDRFPIKVPVGKKVRLYIANMTEYDPIASFHLHSQTFDVFRTGTRLTPDEHTDVVTLGQTERVIVEFTLTKRGRYMFHPHQTKMADRGAMGWIVAV, from the coding sequence GTGAATCGAAAGCAATTTCTGCGTTGGATCGGACTGGGGGGCGCGGGTTTAGCGGCGGGTCTGGGAATCTCCAAAATTAAGTCCAAGCCAGGAGAAGACTCCTTTGCTTTCTGTAGGACATCGTCCGGTGCAGATCCGGCCTCGTCTCGACCGAACACCTCTGTCCGGGTTCCGGGTTCCATCGGAGGAAATTCGTACGGGAGCATGGTGCATCCTCCCAATCTGATCGGATCCGATTTTTTATCCAGAATGGAATTGCATTCCTCTTTGCCTTCTGCACCGAGCGGCTCCATTTTTAAAACGGAAATCAATATCATAGAAATGCCTTTGATGGTAGCCCACGAGACCTTCGTCAACGCATGGACTTTCGACGGGATCGTTCCCGGAAAAGTTTTACGGGCCAGAGAAGGTCAGAGAATGGAAATCCTTTTCAGAAACCATTCCAATCATCCGCATTCCATTCATTTTCACGGATCTCATGATCCGCAAGAAGACGGTTGGGAACCCGTCGTTCCAGGCGGAGAGAGACTATACAAGATCCAAGCGGGGCCGGTGGGATTTCATCCTTATCATTGTCATGTTCCTCCTTTGGCGAGTCACATGTCCAAAGGACTTTACGGAGGCTTTATCGTGGATCCACCGGGAGGTCGCCCTCCGGCATTGGAGTATATGCTGGTGCTTTCAGGATGGGATCTGAAAGAAACGGGACAGAACGATATATATACCTGGAACGGAGTCGCCGGCTTTTACGATCGCTTTCCCATTAAGGTTCCCGTAGGGAAGAAAGTGAGATTGTACATTGCGAACATGACCGAGTACGATCCGATCGCCTCTTTTCATCTGCATTCCCAGACTTTCGACGTCTTCAGAACGGGAACGAGATTGACTCCCGACGAACATACGGATGTGGTCACCCTCGGACAAACGGAAAGAGTGATCGTGGAATTTACCTTAACGAAAAGAGGGCGGTATATGTTTCACCCTCACCAAACCAAAATGGCGGACCGGGGGGCGATGGGCTGGATCGTCGCAGTATAA
- a CDS encoding PLDc N-terminal domain-containing protein, translating to MNTNGIYEPGFIVLLFNFYGYYIPYILFALWAPLALVDLAKREDVTPKQGSLWTAAIVLVPLFGAGAYHIFGGSKIPSWARNSLVYGGAAVLALVIVISSISRF from the coding sequence ATGAATACGAACGGAATTTACGAACCCGGATTTATCGTCCTTCTTTTCAACTTTTACGGATATTATATTCCCTATATTCTATTTGCATTATGGGCCCCCCTTGCCCTGGTGGACTTGGCGAAGCGGGAAGATGTGACTCCGAAACAAGGAAGTCTCTGGACGGCAGCCATCGTCCTGGTTCCGTTATTCGGGGCAGGCGCGTATCATATTTTCGGAGGATCCAAAATCCCTTCCTGGGCCAGAAACTCTCTGGTTTACGGGGGAGCGGCTGTCCTCGCTTTAGTGATCGTAATTTCTTCCATATCTCGATTTTAA
- a CDS encoding plastocyanin/azurin family copper-binding protein: protein MSVSRKPNRFLPWLGLFLIGIFLGGAFSSCGGKEGESEGFAHVVMADNAFSPPMQRVHKGGAVEFVNVGANPHNAIAIDRSWSTEKNYGNLVMPRGAKIKVTFPKEGVFPYFCSFHATPDGKRGMIGDIVVGNVAYNPAAKIGKTWKSAENFSGTVRKVPQTYPTIQNAVDAASPGDLVLVSEGVYYEEVVVTTPSITIRGVDRNKVVLDGQFQRGNGIIVVGANGVAIENMTARNATLNGFFWTGVKGYRGSYLTAYNNGDYGLYAFDSNDGVLEHSYASGSPDSGIYVGQCYPCRAVLYDLVSENNALGYSGTNAGGDLYILSSVWKNNIVGLAPNSLDRELLPPERETTIVANLVYDNNNLKAPAKALEYPSYGTGVMIAGGLSNVIKKNLIVGHENFGVAILPNLDENFWLSHRNVIEDNTVHSSGLGDLSLNGPISVGNCFDKNRFQTSVPPLLEQFSSCKPGIRFPVGGELMPTYNILSLMVDATLGRFVSGDWKTQPVPPPQENLPGGSAAPVKPAVHPFEDFRLDLEKVVLPKEAEKILAERKPKIGNVLGSISAPRPLDVQVLFFRLFGYILPMLLYVCLTSLSVADLLSYIRPGKSIRFGWLAFVVLIPYFGGACYLGFAKTDIPKWQRFSLLLTGFGFSLGFLAVVAGIIVGNVGG, encoded by the coding sequence ATGTCCGTTAGTAGGAAACCGAATCGATTCTTGCCCTGGCTGGGGCTATTCCTGATAGGGATTTTCCTAGGCGGGGCTTTTTCTTCCTGCGGCGGAAAAGAGGGCGAGTCCGAAGGATTTGCACACGTAGTAATGGCGGACAATGCGTTTTCGCCTCCGATGCAGAGGGTTCACAAAGGCGGAGCAGTGGAATTCGTGAATGTAGGGGCCAATCCGCATAACGCGATCGCGATCGATCGTTCCTGGTCCACGGAAAAGAATTACGGAAACCTAGTCATGCCTAGGGGAGCAAAAATCAAAGTGACCTTTCCTAAAGAAGGCGTGTTCCCGTATTTTTGTTCCTTCCATGCGACTCCTGACGGAAAGCGAGGAATGATCGGGGATATCGTCGTAGGGAACGTAGCCTACAACCCTGCCGCAAAAATCGGAAAGACCTGGAAATCCGCGGAGAATTTTTCCGGAACCGTTCGGAAAGTTCCGCAAACGTATCCTACGATCCAGAATGCGGTGGACGCGGCTTCTCCGGGAGATTTGGTCCTGGTTTCCGAAGGAGTATATTATGAAGAAGTGGTGGTTACCACTCCGTCTATCACCATCCGCGGAGTGGATCGGAACAAGGTCGTTCTAGACGGACAATTCCAGAGAGGAAACGGAATCATCGTCGTCGGAGCGAACGGAGTAGCGATCGAGAATATGACGGCTCGGAACGCTACCTTAAACGGCTTCTTTTGGACAGGTGTAAAAGGCTATAGAGGATCCTACTTAACTGCGTATAATAACGGTGATTATGGGCTTTATGCTTTCGATTCCAATGACGGGGTTTTGGAGCATTCGTACGCTTCCGGTTCTCCCGATTCGGGAATCTATGTGGGGCAATGCTATCCTTGTCGTGCGGTTCTTTACGACCTGGTTTCCGAAAACAACGCACTCGGTTATTCCGGGACGAACGCGGGAGGGGATCTTTATATCTTAAGTTCCGTATGGAAGAACAATATCGTAGGATTAGCGCCGAATTCTTTGGACAGGGAATTGCTTCCTCCGGAACGGGAAACCACGATCGTTGCGAATCTGGTTTACGATAATAATAATCTCAAGGCTCCGGCCAAGGCTTTGGAATATCCTTCCTACGGTACCGGAGTGATGATCGCCGGCGGTTTGAGCAACGTCATTAAAAAGAATCTAATCGTGGGGCATGAGAATTTCGGCGTGGCAATCCTGCCGAATCTGGACGAGAACTTTTGGCTTTCCCATAGAAACGTCATCGAAGACAATACCGTGCATTCCTCCGGTTTAGGAGATCTCAGTCTGAACGGTCCTATCAGCGTAGGCAATTGTTTCGATAAAAACCGATTCCAGACTTCCGTTCCGCCTTTATTGGAACAATTTTCCTCCTGCAAGCCCGGCATTCGTTTTCCGGTGGGAGGAGAACTGATGCCGACCTACAATATTCTTTCACTCATGGTGGACGCGACTCTGGGTCGTTTCGTCAGCGGAGATTGGAAGACGCAGCCCGTTCCTCCTCCGCAAGAGAACCTTCCCGGGGGATCCGCCGCTCCTGTGAAACCTGCCGTACATCCTTTCGAAGATTTCCGTTTGGACTTGGAGAAAGTCGTTTTGCCGAAGGAAGCGGAGAAAATTCTGGCCGAGCGGAAACCTAAAATTGGAAACGTGTTGGGAAGTATTTCCGCACCTAGGCCTTTGGACGTTCAGGTTCTATTTTTCCGCTTGTTCGGCTATATCCTTCCCATGCTTCTTTACGTTTGCCTGACTAGCTTGAGTGTCGCCGATCTACTGTCTTATATCCGACCTGGAAAATCGATCCGATTCGGATGGTTGGCTTTCGTGGTCCTAATTCCGTATTTCGGCGGTGCGTGTTATCTAGGTTTCGCGAAAACGGATATTCCGAAATGGCAGAGATTTTCCCTTCTTCTTACCGGTTTCGGTTTTAGTCTCGGCTTCTTGGCGGTTGTCGCCGGGATTATCGTGGGAAATGTGGGCGGGTGA
- a CDS encoding Na+/H+ antiporter NhaC family protein, producing MNREPPKIAIALVPFAFLVLSLSAAGFLFGRGIAEGPAQILLFSAGAISAGISRLRGIPWEKLEETVLDSMRNVLQPILILLLIGALIGIWIRSGIVPALIVWGLELLHPSLFLPSALVLSSVVSLATGSSWSTAGTVGVALVGVGAALGIPLGMAAGAIVSGAYFGDKLSPFSETTNLASSITGVPLLSHIRNMARTTLPAFLVCLVVFSLLGFGQNIQETGFAAKPIVDTLRSGWNIGWYLLIPPFLTFLMIYFRVSAVPSLFLGIFSGGVLAVLSQPDMFGGAEDWKQAAGVAFRKLLLAASEGTKVKTGQVVVDELLSRGGMSSMLSTVWLILSAMFYAGTMEGGGMTKAIADGILRRAKTRGSLFASTVFTCLGTNVLCADQYLAIVVPGKMFHEAFVKKGIDPRNLSRILEDSGTMTSALVPWNSCGSFMSAALGVPTAVYFPFAFLNLLSPLLSLFTGWTGIGWAGKSLPATKEKEVSETET from the coding sequence ATGAATCGGGAGCCTCCCAAAATCGCGATCGCACTCGTTCCTTTCGCCTTTTTGGTTTTGTCTTTGTCGGCGGCGGGTTTTCTATTCGGTCGAGGTATCGCGGAAGGTCCGGCTCAGATCCTTCTGTTTTCTGCGGGAGCCATTTCCGCCGGAATTTCCCGCTTGAGAGGAATCCCTTGGGAGAAATTGGAAGAGACCGTCTTGGATTCGATGCGGAACGTTCTGCAGCCTATCCTAATTCTTTTATTGATCGGAGCATTGATCGGAATCTGGATTCGATCCGGAATCGTGCCCGCCCTGATCGTGTGGGGTTTGGAGCTTCTGCATCCGTCCCTGTTTCTTCCTTCCGCATTGGTTCTTTCCTCGGTCGTTTCTCTTGCCACCGGAAGTTCCTGGTCCACAGCAGGTACGGTAGGCGTGGCTCTTGTCGGAGTCGGCGCCGCATTGGGAATCCCGCTCGGGATGGCGGCGGGGGCGATCGTGTCAGGGGCGTATTTCGGAGATAAACTTTCCCCTTTTTCCGAAACCACAAACCTTGCCTCGTCGATCACGGGAGTGCCTTTATTATCACATATTCGTAATATGGCTCGCACTACGCTTCCCGCTTTTCTGGTCTGTCTGGTCGTTTTTTCCCTTTTAGGTTTCGGTCAGAATATCCAAGAAACGGGTTTTGCAGCCAAGCCGATCGTCGATACGCTTCGTTCCGGTTGGAATATCGGATGGTATTTGCTCATTCCCCCGTTTCTTACTTTTTTGATGATTTACTTTCGGGTTTCGGCGGTGCCGTCCCTTTTTTTGGGGATTTTCTCCGGAGGGGTTCTCGCGGTCCTTTCCCAGCCGGATATGTTCGGAGGAGCGGAGGACTGGAAGCAAGCTGCCGGCGTTGCTTTTCGAAAACTTCTGCTCGCCGCTTCGGAAGGGACGAAGGTAAAAACGGGACAAGTCGTTGTGGACGAGCTTCTCTCCAGAGGAGGGATGTCCTCTATGCTATCGACGGTTTGGTTGATTTTATCCGCTATGTTTTATGCGGGAACCATGGAGGGGGGAGGAATGACCAAGGCGATCGCGGACGGAATCTTGCGGAGGGCAAAAACAAGGGGATCCTTGTTTGCAAGCACTGTCTTCACTTGTTTGGGTACAAACGTTCTATGTGCGGATCAGTACTTGGCCATCGTTGTTCCGGGAAAAATGTTTCATGAAGCATTCGTTAAAAAAGGAATCGATCCACGCAATCTTTCCCGGATCTTAGAGGATTCCGGCACTATGACCTCGGCTCTTGTTCCTTGGAATTCCTGCGGGTCTTTCATGTCGGCGGCCTTAGGAGTTCCCACTGCGGTTTATTTTCCGTTCGCATTTTTGAATTTGCTTTCTCCATTGCTTTCCTTATTCACTGGTTGGACCGGGATCGGTTGGGCAGGGAAATCTTTGCCTGCGACAAAGGAGAAAGAAGTTTCTGAAACGGAAACATAA
- a CDS encoding pseudouridine synthase, with protein MDVFLAKRFTYLSRSYWKRNLSAGKILLNGKAAKPSHLLREGEEVEYLPEETEEPPVDSRFTILYEEDRFFAVGKPGDLPVHASGKYRKNNLVDLLEADGRFGRPYLVHRLDRETSGVVLFGKDPKTASILSSFFSDRLVSKTYLATVVGRFPDRILARGVLGPDSGSKIRKKRKFLPEENLPSNVSDTEWEFSETFFRKAGEGIWNGRRVSNVICRPKTGRLHQIRATLFSLGFPLVGDKMYGEDEDVFLEYIEGKEPDLILRLGWDRQALHALSLRFPHPYQNRILRISEPIPSEFRL; from the coding sequence TTGGATGTTTTTCTTGCGAAACGTTTCACGTATCTTTCCCGTTCCTACTGGAAACGGAACCTTTCGGCGGGAAAGATCCTTCTGAACGGAAAGGCTGCCAAGCCTTCTCATTTGTTAAGAGAAGGAGAGGAAGTGGAATATCTTCCCGAAGAAACGGAAGAACCTCCCGTCGATTCCCGCTTTACGATTTTGTACGAAGAGGATCGTTTTTTTGCCGTCGGCAAACCCGGAGACCTTCCTGTCCACGCGAGCGGAAAATACAGGAAGAACAATCTCGTGGATCTACTGGAAGCAGACGGTAGATTCGGGAGACCGTATCTAGTCCATCGTCTGGATCGGGAAACCTCCGGAGTCGTACTCTTCGGTAAGGATCCGAAAACCGCGTCCATCCTATCCTCTTTCTTTTCCGATCGTCTCGTATCTAAAACCTATCTGGCCACGGTGGTCGGACGTTTTCCGGATCGGATTCTGGCTCGAGGAGTTCTAGGTCCGGATTCCGGTTCCAAAATTCGAAAGAAGAGGAAGTTTCTTCCGGAGGAAAATCTTCCCTCCAACGTATCGGATACCGAATGGGAGTTTTCCGAAACCTTCTTTCGTAAAGCGGGAGAAGGAATTTGGAACGGGAGAAGGGTTTCGAACGTAATTTGTAGGCCGAAAACCGGAAGATTGCACCAGATCCGTGCCACCTTGTTTTCCCTGGGGTTTCCGCTCGTCGGAGATAAGATGTACGGAGAGGACGAAGACGTTTTTCTGGAATATATCGAAGGAAAAGAACCGGATTTGATCCTTAGATTAGGATGGGATAGGCAAGCTTTGCACGCGCTTTCCTTGAGATTTCCGCATCCTTATCAAAACAGAATATTACGAATTTCGGAACCGATTCCGTCGGAATTCCGTTTATGA
- a CDS encoding PilZ domain-containing protein: MDKTVKEADALGKILQTLFARLPVSIDIKGRSYPVKVVGIKDSLYLLVSIPGKSSSEKTRILFLTHNFHFFHGVFTVTGRNASNGLELLRVQAVKVSEAKRSQGRVELESSENDPIIIHNVINQQHLRKSIGFVDKSVEEIIQRHAKKIKESYMDSLVYFSDRMDNRLRIMYNFEQSIFVINRHERSSGGSNFVPMEEYLKLISLNKIESRFASEICVLIRYKNYTPLGYVQVLSEKSMDTEDYNNITLFSAAISRDVINSGFFQESKEKCVVEDISRMGLGFLHPQSIFFSRSFAVGETLLFDMQMNRGLKGTFRGVIRSIVNTDRMFRVGCQFFNLNSREEQLLNQFVDSKLGPEGGKQAPGTEEKKPQPGKSEESTQDSSEQVSETSPASSDLVEASTGLAHSEPDGSVMEEIPNLGFDSGEST; this comes from the coding sequence TTGGATAAAACGGTAAAAGAAGCGGATGCGTTGGGGAAGATTCTCCAAACATTGTTTGCTCGGCTTCCCGTATCCATAGATATTAAAGGACGTTCTTATCCCGTCAAAGTCGTAGGCATTAAAGACAGCCTTTATCTTTTGGTTTCCATTCCGGGAAAATCTTCCAGCGAAAAAACCCGCATATTGTTTTTAACCCATAATTTTCATTTCTTCCACGGAGTATTTACCGTAACGGGTAGAAACGCAAGTAACGGATTGGAATTGCTTCGGGTCCAGGCGGTGAAAGTGAGCGAGGCAAAACGTTCACAAGGAAGGGTCGAGCTGGAAAGCTCCGAAAATGATCCGATTATAATTCATAATGTTATCAATCAGCAACATTTGAGAAAATCCATCGGATTCGTGGATAAGTCCGTGGAAGAGATCATTCAGAGGCACGCGAAGAAGATCAAAGAGTCGTATATGGATTCTTTGGTGTATTTTTCCGACAGAATGGATAACAGATTGCGGATCATGTACAATTTCGAGCAATCGATCTTCGTGATCAATCGGCACGAACGGAGTTCCGGCGGTAGTAATTTCGTACCCATGGAGGAATACCTAAAGCTGATCTCTCTGAATAAGATCGAATCCAGGTTCGCATCCGAGATATGCGTACTGATTCGCTACAAAAATTATACTCCCTTGGGTTATGTTCAAGTGTTGTCCGAGAAATCGATGGACACGGAGGATTATAACAATATCACTCTTTTCTCCGCCGCGATTTCCCGTGACGTGATCAATTCCGGTTTCTTCCAGGAATCCAAGGAAAAATGCGTCGTAGAGGATATCAGCAGAATGGGTTTGGGCTTTTTGCATCCTCAATCCATTTTCTTTTCCCGAAGTTTCGCGGTGGGGGAAACTCTCCTCTTCGACATGCAGATGAATCGGGGGTTGAAAGGGACCTTTCGGGGCGTCATCCGGAGTATCGTCAATACCGATCGGATGTTCCGTGTGGGTTGTCAGTTCTTCAATTTGAACTCTAGGGAAGAACAACTCTTGAATCAATTTGTGGATTCCAAGCTGGGTCCGGAGGGCGGAAAGCAGGCGCCGGGAACCGAGGAAAAGAAACCTCAACCGGGCAAATCGGAAGAATCGACACAAGACTCTTCGGAGCAAGTTTCGGAAACATCGCCCGCCTCTTCGGATCTTGTGGAAGCGTCTACCGGGTTGGCCCACTCGGAACCGGACGGATCCGTAATGGAGGAAATTCCGAACCTAGGATTCGATTCGGGGGAATCCACCTGA
- a CDS encoding alpha-hydroxy-acid oxidizing protein, which yields MSKKVVGKTILIVGGGLLQVPIIQTAKTMQLRTIVADMNPQAPGLKICDIQMIMSTKDIEGMVRESKRLAATTKVDGVITAGTDASMTVAAVANALDLPGIRFVDAEAASNKVKMRERLKKAGVPIPGFAPIWSLQDTRDALEFLKFPLVMKPADNMGARGVVKVNNREELQAAFKHAKKYSPTGEMILEEYMPGPEVSVDALAWDGNFAITGIADRIIEREPYFIEMGHNMPSSLPESVLKEIEDVMFRGMKALGIRRGAGKGDIKVTPDGVKVGEIAARLSGGFMSAFTFPLSSGINLNRAAILIALGEEPDNLEPLQKKVSIERALLAPKGKLLSIEGLDEAKKIDGVADIFLFHKIGDIIPEPTNNIEKTGHVIVTADTLSQAEKIFESVLSTVKFGSDELYSISEKEIAQNARARFGKEICWVCRICDGTDCASGVPGMGGVGRMRTFQDNIKALEEYSLLPRYIRDHVSASPAADFLGTPLASSFMAAPMTGAITNMNGAMDEYTLAYTLLEGCLASGTIAWLGDGASPEKYLVMLDALSKVNGKGILICKPREDEELLKERFREAEERGILALGMDIDAVNFRTMVQKKIPSVTRNRDALARVRSFTKLPFVLKGIMSPEDAILAVEIGADAIVVSNHGGRVLDDMPGTARVLPKIRDVVGNRIHVSVDGGVRSGEDVFKMHALGADTVLVGRPMAISAVGGGVAGVRYLIGQYTDGLVQSMNTVGVSKIAEIKKEFLFRKKEENSEN from the coding sequence GTGAGCAAAAAGGTCGTCGGTAAAACCATCCTCATCGTGGGTGGGGGCCTTCTACAGGTTCCCATTATCCAGACCGCTAAGACGATGCAGTTGCGTACCATCGTAGCGGACATGAATCCTCAGGCACCCGGTTTAAAAATCTGCGATATTCAGATGATCATGTCCACGAAGGACATAGAAGGGATGGTCCGCGAATCGAAGCGTTTGGCGGCGACCACCAAAGTGGACGGTGTGATCACCGCAGGCACCGACGCCAGCATGACGGTTGCGGCGGTCGCGAACGCTCTGGACCTTCCCGGAATCCGATTCGTAGACGCGGAGGCCGCCTCGAATAAGGTCAAGATGAGGGAACGGCTCAAAAAAGCCGGGGTTCCGATTCCCGGTTTCGCGCCGATTTGGAGTCTCCAGGATACGAGAGACGCATTAGAATTCCTGAAATTTCCCTTAGTCATGAAACCTGCGGACAATATGGGTGCTCGGGGTGTGGTCAAGGTCAATAACCGCGAGGAATTGCAGGCGGCGTTTAAGCATGCAAAAAAATATTCCCCGACGGGAGAAATGATCCTGGAGGAATACATGCCGGGACCGGAAGTCTCGGTAGATGCCTTGGCCTGGGACGGAAACTTCGCGATCACGGGAATTGCGGATCGGATCATCGAGAGGGAGCCTTATTTCATCGAGATGGGGCACAATATGCCTTCTTCTCTTCCTGAGTCCGTCTTAAAGGAGATCGAGGACGTGATGTTTCGGGGGATGAAGGCTCTCGGGATCCGAAGAGGAGCAGGGAAGGGAGACATCAAGGTCACCCCCGACGGAGTAAAAGTCGGAGAGATCGCGGCCAGACTTTCCGGCGGCTTCATGTCGGCCTTCACGTTTCCGCTTTCCAGCGGGATTAATTTAAACCGAGCCGCCATCCTGATCGCCTTGGGAGAAGAGCCGGATAACCTCGAGCCGCTCCAGAAGAAGGTATCCATCGAACGGGCGCTTCTCGCGCCGAAAGGCAAGTTACTGTCCATCGAAGGATTGGACGAAGCCAAGAAGATAGACGGGGTCGCCGATATATTCTTATTTCATAAAATAGGGGATATTATCCCAGAACCTACGAATAATATAGAAAAGACCGGACACGTGATCGTCACTGCCGACACTCTTTCTCAGGCCGAAAAAATCTTCGAATCCGTTCTCTCCACCGTGAAATTCGGGAGCGACGAATTGTATTCCATTTCGGAAAAGGAGATTGCCCAAAACGCGAGGGCGAGATTCGGCAAGGAAATCTGTTGGGTTTGCAGGATCTGCGACGGAACGGATTGCGCTTCCGGGGTTCCCGGAATGGGGGGCGTGGGAAGAATGCGTACCTTCCAGGACAATATAAAGGCTTTGGAAGAATATTCCCTATTGCCTAGATATATCCGCGACCATGTTTCCGCTTCCCCCGCTGCGGATTTTTTAGGAACACCGTTGGCATCTTCCTTTATGGCCGCTCCTATGACGGGGGCCATCACGAACATGAACGGTGCGATGGACGAATACACTCTCGCCTACACGTTGTTAGAAGGTTGCCTTGCTTCCGGAACGATCGCCTGGCTCGGGGACGGTGCTAGTCCCGAGAAATATCTGGTCATGCTGGACGCCTTGTCCAAGGTGAACGGAAAAGGGATTTTGATCTGCAAGCCTCGCGAGGACGAGGAACTTTTGAAGGAAAGATTTCGGGAAGCGGAAGAGAGAGGAATACTGGCGCTCGGAATGGACATAGATGCGGTGAATTTCAGAACCATGGTCCAAAAAAAAATCCCTTCCGTCACGAGAAATCGGGATGCTCTGGCTAGAGTAAGATCCTTCACTAAATTGCCTTTCGTTTTGAAGGGGATCATGAGTCCGGAAGACGCGATTCTCGCCGTAGAAATCGGCGCGGATGCGATCGTAGTTTCGAACCATGGAGGACGGGTTTTGGACGATATGCCCGGAACCGCAAGAGTGCTTCCGAAAATCCGCGACGTGGTCGGAAATCGGATTCATGTGTCCGTGGATGGGGGAGTCCGAAGCGGAGAAGACGTATTCAAGATGCATGCGTTAGGGGCGGATACCGTTTTGGTAGGACGACCGATGGCGATTTCCGCAGTAGGGGGAGGGGTCGCCGGCGTGCGTTATTTGATCGGCCAGTATACGGATGGGCTAGTCCAATCCATGAATACGGTAGGAGTTTCGAAAATCGCCGAAATCAAAAAGGAGTTCCTTTTCCGTAAAAAAGAAGAGAATTCGGAAAACTGA